Proteins from a single region of Bradyrhizobium diazoefficiens:
- the oxc gene encoding oxalyl-CoA decarboxylase, which yields MLNTATKSEAPGTEQELTDGFHLVIDALKLNGINTIYNVPGIPITDLGRMAQAAGIRVISFRHEQNAGYAAGIAGYLTKKPGVCLTVSAPGFLNGLTALAHATTNCYPMILVSGSSEREIVDLQQGDYEEMDQLAIAKPLCKAAYRVLHAQDIGIGFARAIRAAASGRPGGVYLDLPAKLFGQVMNAEAGQKSLVKVIDAAPAQIPSPASVKRALDVLKTAKRPLIILGKGAAYAQADEQIKTFVEKSGVPFLPMSMAKGLLPDSHPQCAGAARSTVLKESDVVMLIGARLNWLLSHGKGKSWGESPKKFIQIDIEPREMDSNVEIVAPVVGDIGSVVSAFNQAMGSSWAAPPAEWTKAIVTKRDENVAKMAPKLMNNKSPMDYHGALGVLKNVIKDHPEAILVNEGANTLDLARGVIDMYRPRKRLDVGTWGVMGIGMGQAIAAALETGHPVLAVEGDSAFGFSGMEVETICRYNLPICVVIFNNDGIYRGTDVNSVNTDPATTVFVKGARYDKMMEAFGGVGVNATSPDELKRALVEAMASGKPTLINAVIDPAAGSESGRIGNLNPQSVLQKKK from the coding sequence ATGCTGAACACCGCGACCAAGTCCGAAGCACCGGGCACCGAGCAGGAATTGACGGACGGCTTCCATCTCGTCATCGACGCGCTCAAGCTGAACGGCATCAACACGATCTATAATGTGCCGGGCATCCCGATCACGGATTTGGGCCGCATGGCGCAGGCCGCCGGCATTCGCGTGATCTCCTTCCGCCACGAGCAGAACGCCGGCTACGCCGCAGGTATCGCCGGCTATCTCACCAAGAAGCCCGGCGTCTGCCTCACGGTGTCCGCGCCCGGTTTCCTCAACGGTCTCACCGCGCTCGCGCACGCCACCACCAACTGCTACCCGATGATCCTGGTCTCGGGCTCCTCCGAGCGCGAGATCGTCGATCTCCAGCAGGGCGACTACGAAGAGATGGACCAACTCGCAATCGCCAAGCCGCTGTGCAAAGCGGCCTATCGCGTTCTGCACGCCCAGGACATCGGCATTGGCTTTGCGCGTGCCATCCGCGCCGCGGCGTCGGGCCGTCCCGGTGGCGTCTATCTCGACCTGCCGGCCAAGCTGTTCGGCCAGGTGATGAACGCCGAGGCCGGCCAGAAGTCGCTGGTCAAGGTGATTGATGCTGCTCCCGCGCAGATCCCCTCGCCCGCTTCGGTCAAGCGCGCGCTCGACGTGCTCAAGACCGCAAAGCGTCCGCTCATTATTCTCGGGAAGGGCGCAGCCTACGCGCAGGCCGACGAGCAAATCAAAACCTTCGTCGAAAAGAGCGGCGTCCCCTTCCTGCCGATGAGCATGGCCAAGGGCCTGCTGCCCGACTCCCATCCGCAATGCGCTGGCGCGGCGCGTTCGACGGTGCTGAAGGAATCCGATGTCGTCATGCTGATCGGCGCGCGGCTGAACTGGCTGCTCTCGCACGGCAAGGGCAAGAGCTGGGGCGAATCCCCGAAGAAGTTCATCCAGATCGACATCGAGCCGAGGGAAATGGACTCCAACGTCGAGATCGTCGCGCCGGTCGTCGGCGACATCGGCTCGGTGGTCTCCGCGTTCAACCAGGCGATGGGCTCCAGCTGGGCTGCTCCGCCGGCCGAATGGACCAAGGCCATCGTGACCAAGCGCGACGAGAACGTCGCCAAGATGGCGCCGAAGCTGATGAACAACAAGTCGCCGATGGATTATCACGGCGCGCTCGGCGTGCTGAAGAACGTGATCAAGGATCACCCGGAGGCGATCCTCGTCAACGAGGGCGCCAACACGCTCGATCTCGCCCGCGGCGTCATCGACATGTACCGCCCACGGAAGCGTCTCGACGTCGGCACATGGGGCGTGATGGGCATCGGCATGGGCCAGGCGATCGCGGCTGCGCTCGAGACCGGCCATCCCGTGCTGGCGGTGGAAGGCGACTCGGCCTTTGGCTTCTCCGGCATGGAGGTCGAGACGATCTGCCGCTACAACCTGCCGATCTGCGTCGTCATCTTCAACAATGACGGCATCTATCGCGGCACCGACGTCAACAGCGTCAACACCGATCCGGCGACGACCGTGTTCGTCAAGGGCGCGCGCTACGACAAGATGATGGAAGCGTTTGGCGGCGTCGGCGTGAACGCGACATCGCCGGACGAGCTGAAGCGCGCCCTCGTTGAGGCGATGGCCTCAGGCAAGCCGACGCTCATCAACGCGGTGATCGATCCGGCCGCGGGCTCGGAGAGCGGCCGCATCGGCAATCTCAATCCGCAGAGCGTTCTGCAGAAGAAAAAGTAA
- a CDS encoding GntR family transcriptional regulator, whose protein sequence is MSLRKTTKALPNMAEADIAIVRIAPESSFKNKAYDALKEAILKMDIYSTPEPVMLDERALSERLGVSRTPIREAIAMLEQDGFVKTVPRRGIMVVRRTKSEIVDMIRAWAALESMAARLITTTARKKDITALRDFFKEFGKDRLPEDHVEEYSRANIAFHQALISLSESPVLVDLTNDLLLHVRGYRQLTIGRKDRTATSLPEHLGMIEALEARDTELAEKRARDHTLGLAAYVEAHGQELFT, encoded by the coding sequence GTGTCACTGCGGAAAACAACCAAGGCGTTGCCGAACATGGCCGAGGCAGACATCGCAATCGTTCGTATTGCCCCGGAGAGCAGCTTCAAGAACAAGGCGTATGACGCCTTGAAGGAAGCCATCCTCAAGATGGACATCTACTCGACGCCCGAGCCGGTGATGCTGGACGAGCGCGCGTTGTCTGAACGTCTGGGCGTCAGCCGCACGCCGATCCGCGAAGCCATCGCGATGCTCGAGCAGGACGGTTTCGTCAAGACCGTGCCGCGCCGCGGCATCATGGTGGTGCGCCGGACCAAGAGTGAGATCGTCGACATGATCCGCGCCTGGGCAGCGCTGGAAAGCATGGCGGCACGCCTCATCACCACCACCGCTCGCAAGAAAGACATCACGGCGTTGCGCGACTTCTTCAAGGAATTCGGCAAGGACCGCCTGCCCGAGGATCACGTCGAGGAATATTCGCGCGCCAACATCGCCTTCCATCAGGCGCTGATCTCGTTGTCGGAATCGCCAGTGCTGGTCGACCTCACCAACGACCTGCTGCTGCATGTCCGCGGCTATCGCCAGCTGACGATCGGACGCAAGGACCGCACCGCGACCTCGCTGCCCGAGCACCTCGGCATGATCGAAGCGCTCGAAGCGCGCGACACCGAGCTCGCCGAGAAGCGCGCCCGCGATCACACCCTTGGCCTCGCCGCTTACGTCGAAGCGCACGGCCAGGAATTATTTACGTAA
- the frc gene encoding formyl-CoA transferase → MTKALEGVRILDFTHVQSGPTCTQLLAWFGADVIKVERPGVGDITRGQLQDIPNVDSLYFTMLNHNKRSITLDTKNPKGKEVLTELIKKCDVLVENFGPGVLDRMGFPWEKIQAINPKMIVASIKGFGPGPYEDCKVYENVAQCTGGAASTTGFRDGLPLVTGAQIGDSGTGLHLALGIVTALYHRTHSGKGQRVTAAMQDGVLNLARVKLRDQQRLAHGPLKEYSQFGEGIPFGDAVPRAGNDSGGGQPGRILKCKGWETDPNAYIYFITQAPVWEKICDVIGEPTWKTDPNYAKPAARLPRLNEIFARIEQWTMTKTKFEAMEILNKDDIPCGPILSMKEIAEDQSLRATGTVVEVDHPTRGKYISVGNPIKLSDSPSDVQRSPLLGEHTDEILRSVLGFSDHQVADIHKSGALDPPQKQAAE, encoded by the coding sequence ATGACCAAAGCGCTCGAGGGCGTTCGCATTCTCGACTTCACCCACGTTCAATCAGGACCGACCTGCACGCAGCTGCTCGCATGGTTCGGCGCCGACGTGATCAAGGTGGAACGCCCGGGCGTGGGTGACATCACCCGCGGCCAGCTGCAGGACATCCCGAACGTGGACAGCCTGTATTTCACCATGCTCAACCACAACAAGCGCTCGATCACGCTCGACACCAAGAACCCCAAGGGCAAGGAAGTCCTCACCGAGCTGATCAAGAAGTGCGACGTGCTGGTCGAAAACTTCGGCCCCGGCGTGCTCGACCGCATGGGCTTCCCCTGGGAGAAGATCCAGGCGATCAACCCGAAGATGATCGTCGCCTCGATCAAGGGTTTTGGCCCCGGACCGTATGAAGACTGCAAGGTCTACGAGAACGTCGCGCAGTGCACCGGCGGCGCCGCCTCCACCACCGGCTTCCGCGATGGCCTGCCGCTCGTCACCGGCGCGCAGATCGGCGATTCCGGCACCGGCCTGCATCTGGCGCTCGGCATCGTCACCGCGCTCTATCACCGCACCCATTCGGGCAAGGGTCAGCGCGTCACGGCAGCGATGCAGGACGGCGTTCTCAACCTTGCGCGCGTCAAGCTGCGCGACCAGCAGCGCCTCGCCCACGGTCCGCTCAAGGAATACAGCCAGTTCGGCGAAGGCATTCCGTTCGGCGATGCCGTGCCGCGCGCCGGCAACGATTCCGGCGGCGGCCAGCCGGGCCGCATCCTGAAGTGCAAGGGCTGGGAGACCGATCCCAACGCCTACATTTACTTCATCACCCAGGCCCCGGTCTGGGAGAAGATCTGCGACGTGATCGGTGAGCCCACCTGGAAGACCGATCCGAACTACGCCAAGCCGGCGGCTCGCCTGCCGCGCCTGAACGAGATCTTCGCCCGCATCGAACAGTGGACGATGACCAAAACGAAGTTCGAGGCGATGGAAATCCTCAACAAGGACGACATCCCCTGCGGCCCGATCCTATCGATGAAGGAGATCGCCGAAGACCAGTCGCTGCGCGCGACCGGCACCGTGGTCGAGGTCGATCACCCGACCCGCGGCAAGTACATCTCGGTCGGCAACCCGATCAAGTTGTCGGACTCTCCGAGCGACGTGCAGCGTTCACCGCTGCTTGGCGAGCACACCGACGAAATCCTGCGCTCGGTGCTCGGCTTCAGCGATCACCAGGTCGCCGATATCCACAAATCCGGCGCGCTCGACCCGCCGCAGAAGCAGGCCGCGGAGTAA
- a CDS encoding dodecin family protein: MPDSVYKVIELVGTSTDSWEKAAANAVDQAAKSLRDLRIAEVVKLDMQLDDKGKVEAYRAKLNVSFKFEGS, encoded by the coding sequence ATGCCCGATAGCGTCTACAAGGTCATTGAACTGGTCGGTACCAGCACCGACTCATGGGAGAAGGCGGCCGCCAATGCGGTCGATCAAGCTGCAAAGTCGCTCCGAGATCTTCGCATTGCTGAGGTCGTCAAGCTCGATATGCAACTGGATGACAAGGGAAAAGTCGAAGCCTATCGCGCCAAGCTCAACGTATCGTTCAAGTTCGAGGGCTCCTGA